A portion of the Krasilnikovia cinnamomea genome contains these proteins:
- a CDS encoding STAS domain-containing protein: MYLPITTRQLADGTVEIAPSGEIDLDNAHMMRDAVNDVLTASRPARISLDLQRVMLIDSIGIGILVACFHAAAASGVKLVVTHPSPTVYRQLWVSGLVGLLGCAEPPSPRTSVGLRPA, encoded by the coding sequence GTGTATCTGCCGATCACCACTCGCCAGCTGGCCGACGGGACCGTCGAGATCGCACCGAGCGGTGAGATCGACCTCGACAACGCACACATGATGCGGGACGCCGTCAACGACGTGCTCACCGCCTCGCGGCCCGCCAGGATCAGCCTGGATCTGCAGCGGGTGATGCTGATCGACAGCATCGGCATCGGCATCCTGGTCGCCTGCTTCCACGCGGCCGCGGCCAGCGGGGTCAAGCTCGTGGTCACCCATCCCAGCCCGACGGTGTACCGGCAGCTCTGGGTCTCCGGTCTGGTGGGGCTGCTGGGCTGCGCCGAGCCGCCGTCGCCGCGTACCTCGGTCGGGTTGCGTCCGGCCTGA
- a CDS encoding helix-turn-helix transcriptional regulator: MTDARPRPSSPATLDVVRFSSQDPEEFRSVLNRFFYPAAVELPDGSKRFQASAEMIQLGPITVAQFRLAAPVVAAAELDAYHVTLPARGRVRIRQAGREYLAGPSTAAVFGPTGRAFVLRDGPPMEELDIKIERSALEAELSALLGRSIEGPVDLPPTLDLSDGPRLTWRRLVHLLRDELVHPGSLLLQPLIAEQLRHSLLSGLLLSAPHRYLAELTTPAPAGPPRAIRRALEAIHEDPRRPFSVADLAAVAQVSVRSLQEGFRRHVGCAPMAYLQRVRLDRARDALRVADHSRVTVAAVAHRWGFAHLGRFASAYRARFGEPPSVTLRAAG; encoded by the coding sequence ATGACTGATGCACGGCCTCGGCCGAGTTCCCCCGCAACCCTCGACGTCGTCCGCTTCAGCAGCCAGGACCCCGAAGAGTTCCGCTCGGTGCTGAACCGGTTCTTCTACCCGGCCGCCGTGGAACTGCCGGACGGATCGAAGCGGTTCCAGGCGTCCGCCGAAATGATCCAACTCGGACCGATCACGGTCGCGCAGTTCCGGCTCGCGGCGCCCGTGGTGGCCGCCGCGGAGCTGGACGCGTACCACGTGACGCTGCCGGCCCGGGGCCGCGTACGGATCCGCCAGGCCGGCCGCGAATACCTCGCCGGGCCCTCCACGGCGGCGGTGTTCGGGCCGACCGGCCGGGCCTTCGTGCTGCGCGACGGGCCGCCGATGGAGGAGCTGGACATCAAGATCGAGCGGTCCGCCCTGGAGGCGGAGCTGTCCGCGCTGCTCGGCCGCTCGATCGAGGGCCCGGTCGACCTGCCGCCCACACTGGACCTGTCCGACGGCCCGCGTCTGACCTGGCGCCGACTGGTCCACCTGCTGCGCGACGAGCTGGTACACCCCGGCAGCCTCCTGCTGCAGCCGCTGATCGCCGAGCAGCTGCGGCACAGCCTGCTCAGCGGCCTGCTGCTGTCGGCCCCGCACCGCTACCTCGCCGAGCTGACCACCCCCGCGCCCGCCGGGCCACCGCGCGCGATCCGGCGCGCGCTGGAGGCCATCCACGAGGACCCCCGGCGGCCGTTCAGCGTCGCCGACCTCGCGGCCGTGGCCCAGGTGAGCGTCCGGTCGTTGCAGGAGGGGTTCCGCCGGCACGTCGGCTGCGCGCCGATGGCGTACCTGCAGCGGGTCCGGCTGGACCGGGCCCGGGACGCGCTGCGGGTGGCGGACCACTCCCGGGTGACCGTGGCGGCCGTGGCGCACCGCTGGGGCTTCGCGCACCTCGGCCGGTTCGCCTCCGCCTACCGGGCGCGGTTCGGCGAACCGCCGTCGGTCACCCTGCGGGCCGCCGGTTAA
- a CDS encoding Gfo/Idh/MocA family protein produces the protein MRFGLCGTGPWAHLAHAPALATHDGVEFVGVWGRNEVKATALAESYGALAYGTVDELIADVDAIAVALPPDVQAPIALTAAQAGRHLLLDKPVAFSPAVADEIAAVVTERKLASAVFFTRRFMPQLSEFVDRAVATGGWLAARVDHLGSIYAEGNPFGASPWRQESGGLWDVGPHAVALVLPVLGPVTEVTAMVGARDMTHALLRHAGGGISTLALSVDAPAAAAREEAVFAGEAGVANVPELPWEPVAALRNALDGLLAAAAGGPPLGLDVRFGATVTAILAAAEESARTGRTVALPPAI, from the coding sequence GTGAGGTTCGGACTCTGCGGAACGGGCCCATGGGCGCATCTCGCCCACGCGCCGGCCCTCGCGACCCACGACGGCGTCGAGTTCGTCGGCGTCTGGGGGCGCAACGAGGTCAAGGCCACCGCGCTGGCCGAGTCGTACGGCGCGCTCGCGTACGGGACCGTCGACGAGCTGATCGCCGACGTGGACGCCATCGCGGTGGCGCTGCCGCCCGACGTGCAGGCGCCGATCGCGCTCACCGCCGCGCAGGCGGGCCGGCACCTGCTGCTGGACAAGCCGGTCGCGTTCAGCCCGGCCGTGGCGGACGAGATCGCCGCCGTGGTGACCGAGCGCAAGCTCGCCTCCGCGGTCTTCTTCACCCGGCGGTTCATGCCGCAGTTGTCCGAGTTCGTCGACCGCGCGGTCGCCACCGGCGGCTGGCTGGCGGCCCGGGTCGACCACCTCGGCTCCATCTACGCCGAGGGCAACCCGTTCGGCGCGTCGCCCTGGCGCCAGGAGAGCGGCGGCCTGTGGGACGTGGGCCCGCACGCGGTCGCGCTCGTGTTGCCGGTGCTCGGCCCGGTCACCGAGGTCACGGCGATGGTCGGCGCCCGGGACATGACGCACGCCCTGCTGCGGCACGCCGGGGGCGGGATCAGCACGCTCGCGCTCTCCGTCGACGCGCCGGCCGCGGCGGCCCGGGAGGAGGCCGTGTTCGCCGGGGAGGCGGGCGTCGCGAACGTGCCGGAGCTGCCCTGGGAGCCGGTCGCGGCACTGCGGAACGCGCTGGACGGGCTGCTGGCCGCCGCGGCGGGCGGGCCCCCGCTGGGTCTGGACGTCCGGTTCGGTGCCACGGTGACCGCGATCCTCGCCGCGGCCGAGGAGTCGGCGCGGACCGGCCGTACGGTCGCCCTGCCCCCGGCCATCTGA
- a CDS encoding glutathionylspermidine synthase family protein, whose amino-acid sequence MRRIPYGPVRDGWRLTNFSLGLTYNDTELPDGTMHSYWQEGPYYDFTEAEIEELETATTVLHAMCLEAGDWMVKQCPRLTRQGRRDGYLASVCSPQSCFLARIGIPEFAHEQIIRTWFDGDAETWTHEDKDLDLRFPPQTPDYSPSVYGRFDLWYNGAGSTPRLLEFNAQTPTSLVEAAVIQWHWADQTNLTKHPWRQWNSIHDRLVGWEAADGEPANPGAWRRNIAKLREARPWLPAKPKIFFAYETSETTGEDRMNVAYLMATAEEAGFPVELIAMSQIGWDVAGDRVVFVPGPGQDHKAEPIDVIFMLYPWEWFWNEEGGKAFFRNMADPSKRGTVWIEPPYTAALLGNKALLPVLWKLFGDDPERSKYLLPAYFAESSSAAKLTSYAKKPVWGREGGSVTLIKDGAVLTDNPSEYGADGHYVVQQLLELPSFDGLEGVVHPVIGSWLIDGEPAGMGIREGLGTEGLVTKDQCNFLPHTIGAD is encoded by the coding sequence GTGCGGCGGATTCCGTACGGCCCGGTCCGGGACGGCTGGCGGCTCACCAACTTCAGCCTCGGGCTGACGTACAACGACACCGAACTGCCCGACGGGACGATGCACTCGTACTGGCAGGAGGGGCCGTACTACGATTTCACCGAGGCCGAGATCGAGGAGCTGGAGACCGCCACCACGGTGCTGCACGCCATGTGCCTGGAGGCGGGTGACTGGATGGTCAAGCAGTGCCCCCGGCTCACCCGCCAGGGGCGCCGCGACGGCTACCTCGCCTCGGTGTGCAGCCCGCAGAGCTGCTTCCTCGCCCGGATCGGCATCCCGGAGTTCGCGCACGAGCAGATCATCCGGACCTGGTTCGACGGCGACGCCGAGACCTGGACCCATGAGGACAAGGACCTCGACCTGCGGTTCCCGCCGCAGACCCCGGACTACTCGCCGAGCGTCTACGGCCGCTTCGACCTCTGGTACAACGGCGCCGGGTCGACCCCGCGGCTGCTGGAGTTCAACGCGCAGACCCCGACCTCGCTGGTCGAGGCCGCGGTCATCCAGTGGCACTGGGCCGACCAGACCAACCTGACGAAGCACCCGTGGCGGCAGTGGAACTCGATCCACGACCGCCTGGTCGGCTGGGAGGCCGCCGACGGCGAGCCCGCCAACCCCGGCGCGTGGCGGCGCAACATCGCCAAGCTGCGCGAGGCCCGCCCGTGGCTCCCCGCAAAACCCAAGATCTTCTTTGCGTACGAGACGTCCGAGACCACCGGCGAGGACCGGATGAACGTGGCGTACCTGATGGCCACCGCCGAGGAGGCGGGCTTTCCGGTCGAGCTGATCGCGATGAGCCAGATCGGCTGGGACGTCGCGGGCGACCGGGTGGTGTTCGTGCCCGGCCCCGGCCAGGACCACAAGGCCGAACCCATCGACGTGATCTTCATGCTGTACCCGTGGGAGTGGTTCTGGAACGAGGAGGGCGGCAAGGCCTTCTTCCGGAACATGGCCGACCCGTCGAAGCGGGGCACGGTGTGGATCGAGCCGCCGTACACGGCCGCGCTGCTGGGCAACAAGGCGCTGCTGCCGGTGCTGTGGAAGCTGTTCGGCGACGACCCGGAACGGTCGAAATACCTGCTGCCCGCGTACTTCGCCGAGTCGTCGTCGGCGGCGAAGCTCACCTCGTACGCGAAAAAGCCGGTCTGGGGTCGCGAGGGTGGCTCGGTCACCCTGATCAAGGACGGTGCGGTGCTGACCGACAATCCGTCGGAGTACGGCGCGGACGGCCACTACGTCGTGCAGCAGCTCCTGGAGCTGCCGTCGTTCGACGGTCTGGAGGGCGTGGTGCACCCGGTGATCGGCTCCTGGCTGATCGACGGCGAACCGGCCGGGATGGGCATCCGTGAGGGCCTCGGCACCGAGGGCCTGGTCACCAAGGACCAGTGCAACTTCCTGCCGCACACCATCGGCGCCGACTGA
- the fabG gene encoding 3-oxoacyl-ACP reductase FabG: MTQSDQPTRVAIVTGAARGIGEATARRLAADGMAVAVVDLDEAACATTVTAIHDAGGTALAVGADVSDPTAVAAAVERTVAELGPPTVLINNAGVLRDNLLFKMTEDDWETVMAVHLRGAFLFSRAVQKHMVDAGWGRIISLSSTSALGNRGQANYAAAKAGIQGLTKTLAIELGRFGITANAVAPGFIVTDMTAATAARVGVSFADFEKAAISQIPVGRAGRPEDVAHTVSFLASEGAGFVSGQVVYVAGGPRC, encoded by the coding sequence ATGACGCAGTCCGACCAGCCCACCCGCGTAGCCATCGTCACGGGTGCCGCCCGCGGCATCGGCGAGGCCACCGCCCGCCGGCTCGCCGCCGACGGCATGGCCGTGGCGGTCGTCGACCTCGACGAGGCGGCCTGCGCGACCACCGTCACCGCCATCCACGACGCGGGCGGCACCGCGCTGGCCGTGGGCGCGGACGTCTCCGACCCGACCGCCGTGGCCGCGGCCGTCGAGCGGACGGTCGCCGAGCTGGGCCCGCCGACCGTACTGATCAACAACGCCGGGGTGCTGCGCGACAACCTGCTGTTCAAGATGACCGAGGACGACTGGGAGACCGTCATGGCGGTCCACCTGCGCGGCGCGTTCCTGTTCAGCCGGGCCGTGCAGAAGCACATGGTCGACGCCGGCTGGGGCCGCATCATCAGCCTCTCCAGCACCTCCGCCCTCGGCAACCGCGGCCAGGCGAACTACGCCGCGGCCAAGGCCGGCATCCAGGGTCTGACGAAGACGCTCGCGATCGAGCTGGGCCGCTTCGGGATCACGGCGAACGCGGTCGCGCCGGGCTTCATCGTCACCGACATGACCGCGGCCACCGCGGCCCGGGTCGGGGTCAGTTTCGCCGACTTTGAGAAGGCGGCGATCAGTCAAATTCCCGTCGGCCGGGCGGGTCGCCCCGAGGACGTCGCGCACACCGTATCCTTCCTGGCCAGCGAGGGCGCGGGATTCGTGTCCGGGCAGGTCGTGTACGTCGCAGGCGGGCCGCGCTGCTAA
- a CDS encoding DedA family protein, producing the protein MTAAALPAPLATGQDPAATGGLTGWIVAVIESLGALGVGLLVALENLVPPIPSELVLSVSGYLAAAGRLDVALVALTATAGSVLGALALYWLGHALGEDRLRRWLDRIPLVDAGDLDRADRWFERHERGAVFFGRMVPVVRSLVSIPAGANRMPLGEFTILTALGSGVWNGLFIAGGYALGERWQQLDRYAAWFDAALLAAFVLVAGVWVRRKLRERASADR; encoded by the coding sequence ATGACCGCCGCCGCCCTGCCGGCCCCCCTGGCGACGGGCCAGGACCCCGCCGCGACCGGTGGACTGACCGGATGGATCGTCGCCGTGATCGAGTCCCTCGGCGCGCTCGGCGTGGGCCTGCTGGTGGCGCTGGAGAACCTCGTACCGCCGATCCCCAGCGAACTGGTGCTGTCGGTGAGCGGATACCTCGCCGCGGCGGGCCGGCTGGACGTGGCACTGGTGGCGCTCACGGCCACGGCCGGCTCCGTGCTCGGCGCGCTCGCGCTGTACTGGCTCGGGCACGCGCTCGGTGAGGACCGGCTGCGCCGCTGGCTGGACCGGATCCCGCTGGTCGACGCGGGCGACCTGGACCGGGCGGACCGGTGGTTCGAGCGGCACGAGCGCGGCGCGGTGTTCTTCGGCCGGATGGTGCCGGTGGTGCGCAGCCTGGTGTCGATCCCGGCGGGCGCGAACCGGATGCCGCTCGGCGAGTTCACCATCCTGACCGCGCTGGGTAGCGGCGTGTGGAACGGTCTGTTCATCGCCGGTGGCTATGCGCTGGGCGAGCGTTGGCAGCAACTCGACCGGTATGCCGCGTGGTTCGACGCCGCGCTGCTGGCGGCGTTCGTGCTCGTGGCCGGCGTGTGGGTGCGGCGCAAGCTGCGCGAGCGCGCGTCCGCGGACCGCTGA
- a CDS encoding glycosyl hydrolase family 18 protein: MAASNAAVACAPAWSSSAVYVKDNQASQNGHNYTAKWWTQNESPATHSGQWDVWIDNGACGGGTPDPTPTNPIPSDPPPGGTKMAAAPYIYPGWGNPPAPSTVVNATGIKSFTIAFVLANGCNPAWDGESGLTGGVHESTINAIKAAGATVVPSIGGWSGNKLGPNCPTAEALAGAYQKVIDTFGLKSIDIDIENTDEFENTVVQDRILDALKIIKTRNPSVKTILTFGTSTTGPTYYGTRLVQQAKAKNAGIDIFTQMPFDFGGGADMYASTVNASEGLKNLLKSTFGWSDAQAYAHMGISGMNGLSDQQELTSPATWTKIRDYARSKGLARFSFWAVNRDRGCPGGGVVSHCSGIAQADWEFTKISAGF; encoded by the coding sequence ATGGCAGCGTCGAACGCGGCCGTGGCATGCGCCCCGGCATGGTCCTCGTCCGCGGTCTACGTCAAGGACAACCAGGCCTCCCAGAACGGCCACAACTACACCGCGAAGTGGTGGACCCAGAACGAGAGCCCGGCCACCCACAGCGGCCAGTGGGACGTCTGGATCGACAACGGCGCCTGCGGCGGCGGCACCCCCGATCCGACGCCCACCAACCCGATCCCGAGCGACCCGCCGCCCGGTGGCACCAAGATGGCGGCCGCGCCGTACATCTACCCGGGCTGGGGTAACCCGCCCGCGCCGTCCACGGTCGTCAACGCGACCGGCATCAAGTCGTTCACCATCGCGTTCGTCCTGGCCAACGGCTGCAACCCGGCGTGGGACGGCGAGAGCGGCCTGACCGGCGGCGTGCATGAGAGCACCATCAACGCGATCAAGGCGGCGGGCGCGACCGTCGTCCCGTCGATCGGCGGCTGGTCCGGCAACAAGCTCGGGCCGAACTGCCCCACCGCCGAGGCGCTCGCCGGTGCCTACCAGAAGGTGATCGACACCTTCGGGCTCAAGTCGATCGACATCGACATCGAGAACACCGACGAGTTCGAGAACACGGTCGTCCAGGACCGCATTCTCGACGCGCTGAAGATCATCAAGACGCGCAACCCGTCCGTGAAGACGATCCTCACGTTCGGCACCTCGACCACCGGTCCGACCTACTACGGCACCCGGCTGGTCCAGCAGGCGAAGGCGAAGAACGCAGGCATCGACATCTTCACCCAGATGCCGTTCGACTTCGGCGGCGGCGCCGACATGTACGCCAGCACCGTGAACGCCTCCGAGGGTCTGAAGAACCTGCTCAAGTCGACCTTCGGCTGGTCCGACGCGCAGGCGTACGCGCACATGGGCATCTCCGGCATGAACGGCCTGTCCGACCAGCAGGAGCTGACCTCGCCCGCCACCTGGACGAAGATCCGCGACTACGCCCGGAGCAAGGGCCTCGCCCGGTTCAGCTTCTGGGCGGTCAACCGGGACCGCGGCTGCCCCGGCGGCGGCGTGGTCTCCCACTGCAGCGGCATCGCCCAGGCCGACTGGGAGTTCACCAAGATCAGCGCCGGGTTCTGA
- a CDS encoding chitinase yields the protein MQRSRSVILATIAALAAAATTYLAGSASAATACAPAWNPATVYVNGDSASAAGHNYTAKWWTQNESPQTHSGQWDVWADKGACDGGPAPSTPPTGTPTTGPTTTPPTTPPTTGPSTTPPTGTGALPAHFLTGYWQNFDNPANEIKLAAVPSTYDLVAVAFADATSTPGAVSFSIDPGLSASVGGYTNEQFKADVATLHSRGKKVVISVGGEKGSVSVNDAAAATNFANSVYGLIQTYGFDGVDIDLENGLNPTHMASALRSLRARVGAGLIITMAPQTIDMQNPQSSYFKLALDIKDILTVVHTQYYNSGAMLGCDNNAAYSQGTVNFLVALACIPLQHGLRPDQVALGLPATTSAAGGGYVSPSVVNQALDCLARGTNCGTFRPPATYPGIRGAMTWSVNWDVTAGGGFANTVKPHLSTLP from the coding sequence ATGCAGCGCTCCAGGTCCGTCATCCTCGCCACGATCGCCGCGCTGGCCGCGGCGGCCACCACATATCTCGCCGGGTCCGCGTCCGCCGCGACCGCCTGCGCCCCGGCATGGAACCCGGCCACGGTCTACGTCAACGGCGACAGTGCCTCGGCCGCCGGGCACAACTACACCGCCAAGTGGTGGACCCAGAACGAGAGCCCGCAGACCCACAGCGGGCAGTGGGACGTCTGGGCCGACAAAGGCGCCTGCGACGGCGGCCCGGCCCCGTCCACGCCGCCCACCGGCACGCCGACCACCGGCCCGACCACCACGCCACCGACGACGCCGCCGACCACTGGCCCGAGCACCACGCCGCCCACCGGCACGGGCGCGCTGCCCGCCCACTTCCTCACCGGGTACTGGCAGAACTTCGACAACCCGGCCAACGAGATCAAGCTGGCCGCGGTGCCGTCCACGTACGACCTGGTGGCGGTGGCGTTCGCGGACGCGACCAGCACCCCCGGCGCGGTGTCCTTCAGCATCGACCCCGGCCTGTCCGCCAGCGTCGGCGGCTACACCAACGAGCAGTTCAAGGCGGACGTGGCGACCCTGCATTCACGCGGCAAGAAGGTCGTCATCTCGGTCGGCGGGGAGAAGGGCTCGGTCAGCGTCAACGACGCGGCGGCCGCCACCAACTTCGCCAACTCCGTGTACGGGCTCATCCAGACGTACGGCTTCGACGGCGTCGACATCGACCTGGAGAACGGGCTGAACCCCACACACATGGCCAGCGCGCTGCGCAGCCTGCGGGCCAGGGTCGGCGCCGGACTGATCATCACGATGGCCCCGCAGACCATCGACATGCAGAACCCGCAGAGCTCGTACTTCAAGCTGGCGCTGGACATCAAGGACATCCTCACGGTCGTACACACCCAGTACTACAACTCCGGCGCGATGCTCGGCTGCGACAACAACGCGGCGTACTCGCAGGGCACGGTGAACTTCCTCGTCGCCCTCGCCTGCATCCCGCTGCAGCACGGCCTGCGCCCCGACCAGGTGGCGCTCGGGCTGCCCGCGACCACCAGCGCGGCCGGCGGCGGCTACGTCTCGCCGTCGGTGGTCAACCAGGCCCTCGACTGCCTGGCCCGCGGCACGAACTGCGGAACGTTCCGGCCCCCGGCCACCTATCCCGGCATCCGGGGCGCGATGACCTGGTCGGTCAACTGGGACGTCACCGCGGGCGGCGGCTTCGCCAACACGGTCAAGCCGCACCTGTCCACCCTGCCCTGA
- a CDS encoding carbohydrate-binding protein, with product MNPPAQRTRPRRSRRLFAVVATVAAVAASATFVLDAEAAVPGAPAGMSLVFSDDFSGAAGTGLNRSDWLYDIGTSYPGGAPNWGTGEIETMTDSTQNVFHDGNGNLAIKPIRDSGGKWTSGRVETQRTDFAAPVGGKVRIEARLQQPNVSGAAAAGYWPAFWAMGAAARPVGATNWPSIGEWDIMESINGRSSVFAALHCGVNPGGPCNETVGKTSGERACPGCQTSFHTYAVEYDRSTSPEQLRWYLDGQQYFTINSTEMDATTWNNATHHGMFIILNVAIGGGFPDAFGGGPTAATQSGAAMLVDYVAVWQSSGGPTTGPTTTPPTTTPPTTTPPGGTRDAYALTEAESFNASSGVQAEACAEGGQDVASVGNGDWLQYDNVDFGTGGVRDFVARVASGAGNGVSGLIEVRLDSRGNAPIGSFAVANTGGWQSWRSVPGNVGNVTGKHTVFLTFASGQPADFVNVNWFQFRR from the coding sequence ATGAATCCACCCGCACAACGCACCCGGCCCCGCCGGAGCAGGCGGCTGTTCGCCGTGGTCGCCACGGTGGCGGCGGTCGCCGCCTCCGCGACCTTCGTGCTCGACGCCGAGGCGGCGGTGCCCGGCGCCCCGGCCGGCATGAGCCTGGTGTTCAGCGACGACTTCAGCGGCGCCGCGGGCACCGGCCTCAACCGCTCGGACTGGCTCTACGACATCGGCACGTCCTACCCCGGTGGCGCCCCGAACTGGGGCACCGGCGAGATCGAGACGATGACCGACTCCACCCAGAACGTCTTCCACGACGGCAACGGCAACCTGGCCATCAAGCCGATCCGCGACAGCGGCGGCAAGTGGACCTCCGGCCGGGTGGAGACCCAGCGTACGGACTTCGCGGCCCCGGTCGGCGGCAAGGTGAGGATCGAGGCCCGCCTGCAGCAGCCGAACGTCAGCGGCGCGGCGGCCGCGGGCTACTGGCCCGCGTTCTGGGCGATGGGGGCGGCGGCGCGGCCGGTGGGCGCGACGAACTGGCCCAGCATCGGCGAGTGGGACATCATGGAGAGCATCAACGGGCGCTCCAGCGTCTTCGCGGCCCTCCACTGTGGGGTCAACCCGGGCGGCCCGTGCAACGAGACCGTCGGCAAGACCAGCGGCGAGCGCGCCTGCCCGGGCTGCCAGACCAGCTTCCACACGTACGCGGTCGAGTACGACCGCAGCACCTCGCCCGAGCAGCTGCGCTGGTACCTCGACGGTCAGCAGTACTTCACCATCAACTCCACCGAGATGGACGCCACGACCTGGAACAACGCCACCCACCACGGCATGTTCATCATCCTCAACGTGGCGATCGGCGGCGGCTTCCCGGACGCGTTCGGCGGCGGCCCGACCGCGGCGACCCAGTCCGGCGCGGCGATGCTGGTCGACTACGTGGCGGTCTGGCAGTCCTCCGGCGGCCCCACGACCGGGCCCACCACGACCCCGCCCACCACGACCCCGCCCACTACCACCCCGCCCGGTGGCACCCGCGACGCGTACGCGCTCACCGAGGCGGAGTCGTTCAACGCCTCGTCCGGGGTGCAGGCGGAGGCGTGCGCCGAGGGTGGCCAGGACGTCGCGTCGGTCGGCAACGGCGACTGGCTCCAGTACGACAACGTCGACTTCGGTACGGGCGGGGTGCGTGACTTCGTCGCGCGGGTCGCCTCGGGTGCCGGGAACGGCGTCAGCGGGCTGATCGAGGTCCGTCTCGACAGCCGGGGCAACGCACCGATCGGGAGCTTCGCGGTGGCCAACACCGGCGGCTGGCAGAGCTGGCGGTCGGTCCCCGGCAACGTCGGGAACGTGACGGGCAAGCACACCGTGTTCCTGACCTTCGCCAGCGGCCAGCCGGCCGACTTCGTGAACGTCAATTGGTTCCAATTCCGCAGGTAG
- a CDS encoding polysaccharide deacetylase family protein, translated as MSWQTPDEQTPVDGPGAAGTSPSPGGRHRRARSLANPSDLRPSSAPPLRGAAADPAEHITERHWTGESGRSWGAAAYPAERQWTGDATYQSERHWTSTDGGGRRSAEGTPAGHRAEGQPRAQRRARRSPTGQAAGRHHAEAETRTPTITVRALPSVREAVADGLPAARRMAGAMRAWALDPGDKPPATGAHRAPGTLPIESWLLIGRQRQQVLLASLVAAGLMLVAIPVQQHQQRVDAVNAAEQAAAAQHRASRPASKPPRHAATSGQQNGDDDTDGRPASQDADDKQNAPQPTAPAPSASAQGSGTDIPAALPNGTGPARSLRTTGSSTVALTFDDGPDPVQTPRLLELLAQHDVKATFCLVGTQVRKHPDLVRDIVAAGHTLCNHSWDHSFTLGKGKPAQIQADLERTNEAIRAAAPGAEIPYFRAPGGNFTERLVRVAAAGEMISLYWEVDPRDWERSPGESGAAHVDKVVNGVKQAVRPGSIVLSHDFSQPDTIEAYRRLLPWLTKNFRLGLPTGPQPEQPAAPTPPAPTPTQSAPAEPAPSSVPPAAAPPADAPDGHPAQP; from the coding sequence GTGTCGTGGCAGACCCCTGACGAGCAGACGCCGGTCGATGGGCCGGGCGCCGCCGGAACGTCGCCGTCTCCGGGCGGACGCCACCGGCGCGCGCGATCGCTCGCCAACCCGTCTGACCTGCGGCCCTCCTCGGCGCCACCGTTGCGCGGCGCGGCCGCCGACCCGGCCGAACACATCACCGAACGCCACTGGACCGGCGAGTCAGGACGCTCCTGGGGCGCGGCGGCGTATCCGGCCGAACGCCAGTGGACCGGCGACGCGACGTACCAGAGCGAGCGGCACTGGACGTCCACGGACGGTGGCGGGCGGCGGAGCGCCGAGGGCACCCCGGCGGGACACCGCGCCGAAGGGCAGCCCCGGGCACAGCGGCGGGCCCGTCGTTCGCCCACCGGCCAGGCCGCCGGGCGGCACCACGCGGAGGCCGAGACCCGGACGCCGACCATCACCGTACGAGCCCTGCCCTCGGTCCGTGAGGCCGTCGCGGACGGACTGCCCGCCGCCCGGCGCATGGCCGGCGCGATGCGCGCCTGGGCCCTGGACCCGGGTGACAAGCCACCGGCCACGGGCGCGCACCGGGCGCCGGGCACACTGCCGATCGAGTCGTGGCTGCTGATCGGACGGCAGCGCCAGCAGGTCCTGCTGGCGTCCCTGGTCGCGGCGGGCCTGATGCTCGTCGCCATCCCGGTCCAGCAGCACCAGCAACGCGTCGACGCGGTCAACGCGGCCGAGCAGGCGGCCGCCGCCCAGCACCGCGCCAGCAGGCCCGCCAGCAAGCCGCCCCGGCACGCGGCCACGTCCGGCCAGCAGAACGGCGACGACGACACCGACGGGCGCCCGGCATCGCAGGACGCGGACGACAAGCAGAACGCCCCGCAGCCCACCGCGCCCGCGCCGTCAGCGTCCGCCCAGGGCTCGGGCACCGACATCCCCGCCGCGCTGCCCAACGGCACCGGCCCGGCGCGCTCGCTGCGCACCACGGGATCCAGCACGGTCGCGCTCACGTTCGACGACGGGCCCGACCCGGTGCAGACCCCGAGGCTGCTCGAACTGCTGGCCCAGCACGACGTCAAGGCGACCTTCTGCCTCGTCGGCACCCAGGTGCGGAAGCATCCCGACCTCGTGCGGGACATCGTGGCCGCCGGGCACACCCTGTGCAACCACAGCTGGGACCACAGCTTCACCCTCGGCAAGGGCAAGCCCGCCCAGATCCAGGCCGACCTGGAACGCACCAACGAGGCCATCCGGGCGGCGGCGCCCGGGGCCGAGATCCCGTACTTCCGGGCCCCCGGCGGCAACTTCACCGAGCGGCTGGTGCGCGTCGCCGCGGCCGGGGAGATGATCTCCCTCTACTGGGAGGTCGACCCGCGCGACTGGGAACGCTCACCGGGTGAGAGCGGCGCCGCGCACGTCGACAAGGTGGTCAACGGCGTCAAGCAGGCGGTCCGGCCCGGGTCCATCGTGCTCTCGCACGACTTCAGCCAGCCCGACACGATCGAGGCGTACCGGCGGCTGCTGCCCTGGCTCACCAAGAACTTCCGCCTGGGCCTGCCCACCGGCCCGCAGCCCGAGCAGCCGGCCGCACCTACCCCGCCTGCGCCGACTCCGACGCAGTCCGCCCCGGCCGAACCGGCGCCGTCGTCTGTGCCCCCGGCCGCCGCGCCGCCGGCCGACGCACCGGACGGGCACCCGGCCCAGCCGTAG